The following proteins are co-located in the Cupriavidus pauculus genome:
- a CDS encoding SDR family oxidoreductase, with protein MDFGLRGKHALVCGASKGLGLACADALAAEGVDVVIVARGAEALEKAAADLRARHGRRVIAVATDITTPEGRKLALDAVAKLGDLDILVNNAGGPPPGNFRDWGRDEWIAALDANMLTPIELIKSTIDGMIARRWGRIVNITSGAVKAPIDVLGLSNGARSGLTGFVAGLAREVAQHGVTVNNLLPGPFDTDRLKKTMEGGAQKAGISIEEMAKRRAAANPSRRFGEPAEFGATCAFLCSKQAAYMTGQNVLLDGGAYPGTF; from the coding sequence ATGGATTTTGGACTGCGCGGCAAGCATGCGCTGGTGTGTGGCGCCAGCAAGGGTTTGGGTCTGGCGTGTGCGGACGCGCTGGCAGCCGAGGGCGTGGACGTGGTGATCGTGGCGCGGGGCGCCGAGGCGCTGGAAAAGGCCGCCGCCGACCTGCGTGCGCGTCACGGGCGCCGCGTGATCGCCGTGGCCACCGACATCACCACGCCTGAAGGCCGCAAGCTGGCGCTGGACGCCGTGGCCAAGCTGGGCGACCTGGACATCCTGGTGAACAACGCGGGCGGCCCGCCGCCGGGCAACTTCCGCGATTGGGGCCGCGACGAGTGGATCGCCGCGCTGGATGCCAACATGCTGACCCCGATCGAGCTGATCAAGTCGACCATCGACGGCATGATCGCGCGCCGCTGGGGCCGCATCGTCAACATCACCAGCGGGGCCGTGAAGGCGCCGATCGACGTGCTGGGCCTGTCCAACGGCGCCCGCTCGGGCCTGACCGGCTTCGTGGCCGGCCTGGCGCGCGAGGTGGCGCAGCATGGTGTGACCGTGAACAACCTGCTGCCGGGGCCGTTCGACACCGACCGCCTGAAGAAGACGATGGAAGGCGGCGCGCAGAAGGCCGGCATCAGCATCGAGGAAATGGCCAAGCGCCGCGCCGCCGCCAACCCGTCGCGCCGCTTCGGCGAGCCGGCCGAGTTTGGCGCCACCTGCGCGTTCCTGTGCAGCAAGCAGGCCGCGTACATGACGGGCCAGAACGTGCTGCTGGACGGCGGCGCCTATCCGGGGACGTTCTGA
- a CDS encoding DMT family transporter: protein MSAAQRVGLATAAIGAVLFSAKAIVAKLMYRYNVDAVMVITLRMLFAVPLFMAIGWWQARKLPALSWGDRARVVFLGFIGYYLSSFLDFLGLQYITAGLERLILFLTPSFVLLFTALGFRRQIHARQWMSLALAYAGIVLVFAHDLDVSGAQVWLGGALVLGSALSYGVYLILSGELVKRVGSLRLVAYAMCVSTLCCVIQYVVLGRPLGGIVQQPAPVLWLSVVNAVLCTVLPVSLTMVAVARIGAPMASQAGMIGPVSTLALAYWLLGEPVSGVQLAGSALVLGGMYLLSGRKR, encoded by the coding sequence GTGTCCGCCGCGCAGCGCGTCGGGCTGGCCACCGCCGCCATCGGCGCCGTGCTGTTTTCCGCCAAGGCCATCGTCGCCAAGCTGATGTACCGCTACAACGTGGACGCCGTGATGGTCATCACGCTGCGCATGCTGTTCGCGGTGCCGCTGTTCATGGCCATCGGCTGGTGGCAGGCCCGCAAGCTGCCGGCGCTGTCCTGGGGCGACCGCGCCCGGGTGGTGTTCCTGGGCTTCATCGGCTATTACCTGTCGAGCTTTCTCGATTTCCTGGGCCTGCAATACATCACGGCCGGGCTGGAGCGGCTGATCCTGTTCCTCACGCCGTCGTTCGTGCTGCTGTTCACCGCGCTGGGGTTCCGCCGGCAGATCCATGCCCGCCAGTGGATGTCGCTGGCGCTGGCCTATGCCGGCATCGTGCTGGTGTTCGCGCACGACCTGGACGTCAGCGGCGCCCAGGTGTGGCTGGGCGGCGCGCTGGTGCTGGGTAGCGCGTTGTCGTATGGTGTGTACCTGATTCTGAGCGGCGAGCTGGTCAAGCGCGTGGGGTCGCTGCGGCTGGTGGCGTATGCGATGTGCGTGTCGACGCTGTGCTGCGTGATCCAGTACGTCGTGCTGGGCCGGCCGCTGGGCGGGATCGTGCAGCAGCCGGCGCCGGTGCTGTGGCTGTCGGTGGTCAACGCGGTGCTGTGCACGGTGCTGCCGGTGTCGCTGACGATGGTGGCCGTGGCACGCATTGGCGCGCCGATGGCATCGCAGGCCGGCATGATCGGCCCGGTGTCCACGCTGGCGCTGGCGTACTGGCTGCTCGGCGAACCCGTGAGCGGCGTGCAGCTGGCCGGCAGCGCACTGGTGCTGGGCGGCATGTACCTGCTGTCGGGCCGCAAGCGCTGA
- the upp gene encoding uracil phosphoribosyltransferase, with product MKQDSRFPNLFILDHPLIQHKLSHMRDKETSTRTFRELLREITLLMGYEITRNLPLTTRRIDTPLVALDAPVIAGKKLTIVPVLRAGVGMSDGLVELIPSARIGHIGVYRDEQHRPVEYLVRLPDLEDRSFILCDPMVATGYSAAHAVDVLKRRGVPDEAITFVALVAAPEGVEVFQKAHPGVKLFVASLDSHLDEHAYIVPGLGDAGDRLFGTKN from the coding sequence ATGAAACAGGATTCCCGCTTTCCCAACCTCTTTATCCTCGATCACCCGCTGATCCAGCACAAGCTTTCGCATATGCGCGACAAGGAAACGTCCACGCGCACGTTCCGCGAGCTGCTGCGCGAGATCACGCTGCTGATGGGCTACGAGATCACCCGCAACCTGCCGCTGACCACGCGCCGCATCGACACCCCGCTGGTGGCGCTGGACGCGCCGGTCATCGCCGGCAAGAAGCTGACCATCGTGCCGGTGCTGCGCGCCGGCGTGGGCATGAGCGACGGCCTGGTGGAGCTGATTCCGTCGGCCCGCATCGGCCATATCGGCGTGTACCGCGACGAGCAGCACCGTCCGGTGGAATACCTGGTGCGCCTGCCGGACCTGGAAGACCGCTCGTTCATCCTGTGCGACCCGATGGTGGCCACCGGCTACTCGGCCGCCCATGCGGTGGACGTGCTCAAGCGCCGCGGCGTGCCCGACGAAGCCATCACCTTCGTGGCGCTGGTGGCCGCGCCCGAGGGCGTCGAGGTCTTCCAGAAGGCGCATCCGGGCGTGAAGCTGTTCGTGGCGTCGCTGGACAGCCATCTGGACGAGCACGCCTACATCGTGCCGGGCCTGGGCGACGCGGGCGACCGCCTGTTCGGCACGAAGAACTGA
- a CDS encoding DUF3149 domain-containing protein gives MEALKILMTTSTGLASLAVIAFIIGMAAFFACLFARKAREDAEAARRGSD, from the coding sequence ATGGAAGCCCTGAAAATCCTGATGACCACTTCGACCGGGCTGGCCAGCCTGGCCGTCATCGCCTTCATCATCGGCATGGCCGCGTTCTTTGCCTGCCTGTTCGCCCGCAAGGCCCGCGAGGACGCCGAAGCGGCCCGGCGCGGATCGGACTAG
- a CDS encoding helicase HerA-like C-terminal domain-containing protein: MADPILIAKNADRELVLLPEMGNRHGLITGATGTGKTVTLQTLAQGFSRLGVPVFMADVKGDLTGISQPGQVSDKLKARLAEHGLPEPVWGACPTTLWDVFGEKGHPVRATVSHMGPLLLARMLELNDTQQGVLNLVFRIADANGLLLLDAKDLRAMLQYVGENASQFTTEYGNISSASVGAIQRGLVALESQGADRFFGEPMLNLEDFIQTEKGQGVINILAADKLMNAPRLYATFLLWMLSELFEKLPEAGDLDKPKLVFFFDEAHLLFNDAPKALLDKIEQVVRLVRSKGVGVYFVTQNPVDIPDTVLGQLGNRVQHALRAFTPRDQKAVKVAATTMRANPGLDLEKAIGELGVGEALVSCLDAKGTPGVTERAWVLAPGSRIGPATDDERRALIEGSLVAGTYEKTIDRESAYEKLRADAGAAAKGAPVDARAPKPAEAGQADEGGGWVGEVWGSLTRGTGKTGRGDSILESVAKSAARTVGSQVGRELIRGVLGSLLGGGKRK, from the coding sequence ATGGCCGACCCCATCCTCATCGCCAAGAATGCCGACCGCGAACTGGTGCTGCTGCCCGAGATGGGCAACCGCCACGGCCTGATCACGGGCGCCACGGGCACCGGCAAGACCGTCACGCTGCAGACGCTGGCCCAGGGGTTCTCGCGGCTGGGGGTGCCGGTGTTCATGGCAGACGTCAAAGGTGATCTGACCGGCATTTCCCAGCCGGGCCAGGTATCGGACAAGCTCAAGGCCCGCCTGGCGGAACACGGCCTGCCCGAGCCGGTGTGGGGCGCCTGCCCGACCACGCTGTGGGACGTCTTCGGCGAAAAGGGCCATCCGGTGCGCGCCACGGTGTCGCACATGGGGCCGCTGCTGCTGGCGCGCATGCTGGAGCTGAACGACACCCAGCAGGGCGTGCTGAACCTGGTGTTCCGGATTGCCGACGCCAACGGCCTGCTGCTGCTGGACGCCAAGGACCTGCGGGCGATGCTCCAGTACGTGGGCGAGAACGCCAGCCAGTTCACCACCGAGTACGGCAATATCTCGTCGGCCTCGGTCGGGGCCATCCAGCGCGGGCTGGTGGCGCTGGAATCGCAGGGCGCCGACCGGTTCTTCGGCGAGCCGATGCTGAACCTGGAGGACTTCATCCAGACCGAGAAAGGCCAGGGCGTGATCAACATCCTGGCGGCCGACAAGCTGATGAACGCGCCGCGCCTGTATGCCACGTTCCTGCTGTGGATGCTGTCCGAGCTGTTCGAAAAGCTGCCCGAGGCGGGCGACCTGGACAAGCCCAAGCTCGTGTTCTTCTTCGACGAGGCCCACCTGCTGTTCAACGACGCCCCCAAGGCGCTGCTGGACAAGATCGAGCAGGTGGTGCGGCTGGTTCGCTCGAAGGGCGTGGGCGTGTACTTTGTCACGCAGAACCCGGTCGATATCCCGGACACGGTGCTCGGCCAGCTTGGCAACCGCGTGCAGCACGCGCTGCGCGCCTTCACGCCGCGCGACCAGAAGGCGGTCAAGGTGGCGGCCACGACGATGCGGGCCAATCCCGGGCTCGATCTGGAAAAGGCCATCGGCGAACTTGGCGTGGGCGAGGCGCTGGTGTCGTGCCTCGACGCCAAGGGCACGCCCGGCGTGACCGAGCGGGCCTGGGTGCTGGCGCCGGGCAGCCGCATCGGCCCGGCCACCGACGACGAGCGCCGCGCGCTGATTGAGGGGTCCCTGGTGGCCGGCACCTACGAGAAGACGATCGACCGCGAGTCGGCCTACGAGAAGCTGCGCGCCGACGCCGGCGCGGCTGCCAAGGGCGCGCCGGTGGACGCCAGGGCGCCGAAACCGGCCGAGGCGGGCCAAGCCGACGAAGGCGGCGGCTGGGTGGGAGAAGTCTGGGGATCGCTGACGCGCGGCACCGGCAAGACCGGCCGCGGCGATTCGATCCTGGAATCGGTGGCCAAGTCGGCCGCGCGCACGGTGGGCTCGCAGGTGGGCCGGGAACTGATCCGCGGCGTGCTGGGCAGCCTGCTTGGCGGCGGCAAGCGCAAGTAG
- a CDS encoding YebC/PmpR family DNA-binding transcriptional regulator: MAGHSKWANIKHKKAAADAKRGKIWTRLIKEITVAAKLGGGDIDSNPRLRLAMEKAMDANMPKDNIQRAIQRGVGGLEGANYEEIRYEGYGLAGAAIIVDCLTDNRTRTVAEVRHAFSKHGGNMGTEGSVAFMFTHCGQFLFAPETPEDKLMDAALEAGADDVVTNDDGSIEVTCPPNDFGAVKAALEAAGFKAEVADVVMKPQNDVSFTGDDAVKMQKLLDALENLDDVQEVFTNAVIED; the protein is encoded by the coding sequence ATGGCCGGTCATTCCAAATGGGCCAACATCAAACACAAGAAAGCCGCCGCGGACGCCAAGCGCGGCAAGATCTGGACCCGCCTGATCAAGGAAATCACCGTCGCGGCCAAGCTGGGCGGCGGTGACATCGACTCGAACCCGCGCCTGCGCCTGGCCATGGAAAAGGCCATGGACGCGAACATGCCCAAGGACAACATCCAGCGCGCGATCCAGCGCGGCGTGGGTGGCCTGGAAGGCGCGAACTACGAGGAAATCCGCTACGAGGGCTACGGCCTGGCCGGCGCGGCGATCATCGTCGACTGCCTGACCGACAACCGCACGCGCACCGTGGCCGAGGTGCGCCACGCGTTCTCCAAGCACGGCGGCAACATGGGCACCGAAGGCTCCGTGGCGTTCATGTTCACGCACTGCGGCCAGTTCCTGTTCGCGCCGGAAACGCCCGAGGACAAGCTGATGGACGCCGCGCTGGAAGCCGGCGCCGACGACGTGGTGACCAACGACGACGGCTCGATCGAGGTCACCTGCCCGCCCAACGACTTTGGCGCGGTCAAGGCCGCGCTGGAAGCGGCCGGCTTCAAGGCCGAGGTGGCCGACGTGGTGATGAAGCCGCAGAACGACGTCAGCTTCACCGGCGACGACGCGGTCAAGATGCAGAAGCTGCTGGACGCGCTGGAAAACCTGGACGACGTACAGGAAGTCTTCACCAACGCGGTGATCGAGGATTAA
- the purD gene encoding phosphoribosylamine--glycine ligase codes for MKVLVVGSGGREHALAWKLAQSPKVQVVYVAPGNGGTALDKRLQNVPLTDPEVLAAFVEREGVAFTVVGPEAPLAAGIVDVFRARGLRIFGPTRAAAQLESSKDFAKAFMHRHGIPTAYYQTFSDAAGAHAYIDAQGAPIVIKADGLAAGKGVVVAMTLEEAHAAVDMMLADNKLGDAGARVVIEEFLEGEEASFIVMVDGKNVLALATSQDHKRLLDGDAGPNTGGMGAYSPAPVVTPALHARALREIILPTVRGMEKDGIPFTGFLYAGLMIDKDGNPKTLEFNCRMGDPETQPIMARLKTDLVDVMEAAVDGRLDQVELDWDRRTALGVVMAAYDYPENPRRGDVITGIPPETEDAVTFHAGTTLQDGTLLTSGGRVLCVVGLADTVKAAQKNAYAAVEQIRFDGMQFRTDIGYRAIRR; via the coding sequence ATGAAAGTTTTGGTTGTCGGTTCCGGTGGGCGTGAGCACGCACTGGCCTGGAAGTTGGCCCAGTCGCCCAAGGTGCAGGTCGTCTACGTGGCGCCGGGCAACGGTGGCACGGCGCTCGACAAGCGCCTGCAGAACGTGCCGCTGACCGATCCGGAAGTGCTGGCCGCCTTCGTGGAGCGCGAGGGCGTGGCCTTCACCGTGGTCGGCCCCGAGGCCCCGCTGGCCGCCGGCATCGTCGACGTGTTCCGGGCGCGCGGCCTGCGCATCTTCGGCCCGACCCGGGCTGCCGCGCAGCTGGAATCGTCCAAGGACTTCGCCAAGGCGTTCATGCACCGCCACGGCATTCCCACCGCCTACTACCAGACGTTCTCGGACGCCGCCGGCGCCCACGCCTACATCGACGCCCAGGGCGCGCCGATCGTGATCAAGGCCGACGGCCTGGCCGCGGGCAAGGGCGTGGTCGTGGCGATGACGCTGGAAGAAGCGCACGCCGCCGTGGACATGATGCTGGCCGACAACAAGCTCGGCGATGCCGGCGCCCGCGTGGTGATCGAGGAATTCCTGGAAGGCGAGGAAGCCAGCTTCATCGTCATGGTCGACGGCAAGAACGTGCTGGCCCTGGCCACGAGCCAGGACCACAAGCGCCTGCTGGACGGCGACGCCGGCCCCAACACGGGCGGCATGGGCGCCTATTCGCCGGCCCCGGTGGTCACGCCGGCGCTGCACGCCCGCGCGCTGCGCGAGATCATCCTGCCGACCGTGCGCGGCATGGAAAAGGACGGCATCCCGTTCACGGGCTTCCTCTACGCGGGCCTGATGATCGACAAGGACGGCAACCCGAAGACGCTGGAATTCAACTGCCGCATGGGCGATCCGGAAACGCAGCCGATCATGGCGCGCCTGAAGACCGACCTCGTCGACGTGATGGAAGCCGCCGTCGACGGCCGGCTGGACCAGGTGGAGCTGGACTGGGACCGCCGCACCGCGCTGGGCGTGGTGATGGCCGCCTACGACTACCCCGAGAACCCGCGCCGCGGCGACGTCATCACCGGCATCCCGCCCGAGACCGAGGACGCCGTGACGTTCCACGCGGGCACCACGCTGCAGGACGGCACGCTGCTGACGTCCGGCGGCCGCGTGCTGTGCGTGGTGGGCCTGGCCGATACGGTCAAGGCCGCGCAGAAGAACGCCTATGCGGCCGTGGAGCAGATCCGCTTCGACGGCATGCAGTTCCGCACCGACATCGGCTACCGCGCCATCCGGCGCTAG
- the hemF gene encoding oxygen-dependent coproporphyrinogen oxidase, with the protein MIDSQAVRDYLLGLQDRITDAIAAIDGQAFQTDSWEKPPTERLRGNGRTRILEDGAVMERAGVGFSHVRGDTLPPSASANRPELAGRSFEAMGVSLVFHPRNPYVPTVHMNVRCFIAVKPDAEPVWWFGGGMDLTPYYGHADDCAHFHRTCQTALAPFGDDLYPRFKQWCDEYFFLKHRGEARGIGGIFFDDFSAPGFDASFAMMQSVGDAFLDAYLPILTARKDTPYGQRERDFQAYRRGRYVEFNLVFDRGTLFGLQTGGRAESILMSMPPQASWRYDWQPAPGTPEAALYTDFLPARAWA; encoded by the coding sequence ATGATCGATTCCCAGGCAGTCCGCGACTATCTGCTCGGCCTGCAAGACCGCATCACCGACGCCATCGCCGCCATCGACGGCCAGGCGTTCCAGACCGATAGCTGGGAGAAACCGCCCACCGAGCGCCTGCGCGGCAACGGCCGGACGCGGATCCTGGAGGACGGCGCGGTGATGGAGCGCGCCGGCGTGGGGTTCTCGCACGTGCGCGGCGACACGCTGCCGCCGTCGGCCAGCGCCAACCGGCCCGAGCTGGCCGGGCGCAGCTTCGAGGCCATGGGGGTGTCGCTGGTCTTCCATCCGCGCAACCCGTACGTGCCGACCGTCCACATGAACGTGCGCTGCTTCATCGCCGTGAAGCCGGACGCCGAGCCGGTCTGGTGGTTCGGCGGCGGCATGGACCTGACGCCGTACTACGGCCACGCCGATGACTGCGCGCACTTCCACCGCACCTGCCAGACCGCGCTGGCGCCGTTTGGCGACGACCTGTACCCGCGCTTCAAGCAATGGTGCGACGAGTATTTCTTCCTCAAGCACCGGGGCGAGGCGCGCGGCATCGGCGGCATCTTCTTCGACGACTTCTCGGCGCCGGGCTTCGACGCCAGCTTTGCGATGATGCAGTCGGTCGGCGACGCGTTCCTGGACGCCTACCTGCCGATCCTGACCGCCCGCAAGGACACCCCCTATGGCCAGCGCGAGCGCGACTTCCAGGCGTACCGGCGCGGCCGCTACGTCGAGTTCAACCTGGTCTTCGACCGCGGCACGCTGTTCGGCCTGCAGACCGGCGGCCGGGCCGAATCGATCCTGATGTCGATGCCGCCGCAGGCCAGCTGGCGCTACGACTGGCAACCCGCACCCGGCACGCCCGAAGCGGCGCTCTACACCGATTTCCTGCCGGCGCGCGCGTGGGCCTGA
- a CDS encoding nicotinate-nucleotide adenylyltransferase, which yields MTDANPAPARPDRTRPYRLGILGGTFDPPHRGHAALAQLCIDHLDLDELVWIPTGHSWQKGDRVTPAADRFAMTELAAASLEPGRAKVRVSRMEVDRDGPSYTIDTVRQLRAEYGPDASLAWLMGADQLLRLHTWHGWEALFEHVHLCIATRPGFHLDELEGPVLAAMQQRLADTHLIQCTPSGHMWIDQTLAVDLSSTGLREHLADGLLPDQTDDRLPAGVAHYIARHGLYQHP from the coding sequence ATGACCGACGCGAATCCCGCCCCCGCCCGCCCCGACCGCACGCGCCCCTACCGCCTGGGTATCCTCGGCGGCACCTTCGACCCCCCGCACCGTGGCCACGCGGCGCTGGCTCAGCTCTGCATCGACCACCTGGACCTCGACGAACTGGTCTGGATCCCGACCGGCCATTCCTGGCAGAAAGGCGACCGCGTGACGCCGGCCGCCGACCGCTTTGCGATGACCGAACTGGCCGCCGCGTCGCTGGAGCCGGGCCGGGCCAAGGTACGCGTGAGCCGCATGGAAGTGGACCGCGACGGCCCCAGCTATACGATCGACACGGTGCGCCAGCTGCGCGCCGAATACGGCCCCGACGCCTCGCTGGCCTGGCTGATGGGCGCCGACCAGTTGCTGCGCCTGCACACCTGGCACGGCTGGGAGGCGCTGTTCGAGCACGTGCACCTGTGCATCGCCACGCGCCCGGGCTTCCACCTGGACGAACTGGAGGGCCCGGTACTGGCCGCGATGCAGCAGCGTCTGGCGGACACGCACCTGATACAATGCACGCCCTCCGGACATATGTGGATCGACCAGACGCTGGCCGTCGACCTGTCGTCCACCGGCCTGCGCGAGCACCTGGCCGACGGCCTGTTGCCGGACCAGACGGATGACCGACTGCCGGCCGGCGTGGCACACTACATTGCGCGTCACGGGTTGTATCAGCACCCCTGA
- the rsfS gene encoding ribosome silencing factor, whose translation MDIRKLQRAIVDGLEDVKAQDIKVFDTTHLTELFDRVVIASGNSNRQTKALAASVRDMVKDAGGHIVAVEGLETGEWVLVDCGDAVVHILQPQLRQYYNLEEIWGDKPVRVKLAAAKGLAKASEPLDDEDAEPAPRARRASNLRPALARLPEGMKEPSPPMGHEDTDPDALATMGARARKTSSSGTTRTTTARKTATGAAAKTPARKSATGTGAKAPARKTAAGTTAKAPARKTAAAKTPARTAAGTGTRTAAKPATKTATKTAAKSAPAKKAAPRKRSA comes from the coding sequence ATGGATATTCGTAAACTGCAGCGCGCGATCGTCGACGGGCTCGAGGATGTGAAGGCGCAGGACATCAAGGTGTTCGACACCACTCACCTGACCGAGCTGTTCGACCGGGTGGTGATCGCCAGCGGCAATTCGAACCGCCAGACCAAGGCGCTGGCGGCGTCGGTACGGGACATGGTCAAGGACGCCGGCGGCCATATCGTGGCCGTCGAGGGCCTGGAGACCGGCGAATGGGTGCTGGTGGACTGCGGCGACGCGGTCGTCCACATCCTGCAGCCGCAGCTCCGCCAGTACTACAACCTTGAGGAAATCTGGGGCGACAAGCCGGTCCGCGTGAAGCTGGCCGCCGCCAAGGGCCTGGCCAAGGCCAGCGAGCCGCTGGACGACGAGGACGCCGAGCCTGCACCGCGCGCGCGCCGCGCCTCGAACCTGCGCCCGGCGCTGGCCCGCCTGCCGGAAGGCATGAAGGAGCCGTCGCCGCCGATGGGCCACGAGGATACCGATCCGGACGCGCTGGCCACCATGGGCGCGCGCGCCCGCAAGACCAGCAGCAGCGGCACCACCCGGACGACGACCGCCCGCAAGACGGCCACCGGCGCCGCCGCCAAGACCCCGGCCCGCAAGTCGGCCACCGGCACGGGCGCGAAGGCCCCGGCCCGCAAGACCGCCGCTGGCACGACCGCCAAGGCCCCGGCCCGCAAGACCGCCGCGGCCAAGACCCCGGCGCGCACGGCCGCCGGGACCGGCACCAGGACCGCCGCCAAGCCGGCGACCAAGACCGCCACCAAGACCGCCGCCAAGTCGGCCCCCGCCAAGAAGGCCGCCCCGCGCAAGCGCTCGGCCTGA
- the rlmH gene encoding 23S rRNA (pseudouridine(1915)-N(3))-methyltransferase RlmH, producing MQLVIVAVGHKMPAWIEAGFAEYAKRMPPELRIELREVKPEARSSSNNAATVMQREAARIEAVLGSLSKQLRIVALDERGKDWTTVQLSEQLTGWQREGGDVAFLIGGADGLDPALKARAQTLVRLSSLTLPHGMVRVLLAEQLYRAWSVTQNHPYHRA from the coding sequence ATGCAGCTCGTGATCGTGGCCGTCGGCCACAAGATGCCCGCCTGGATCGAGGCCGGCTTTGCCGAATACGCCAAGCGCATGCCGCCCGAGCTGCGCATCGAACTACGCGAGGTCAAGCCCGAGGCCCGCTCGTCGAGCAATAACGCCGCCACGGTCATGCAGCGCGAGGCGGCACGCATCGAGGCGGTGCTCGGCTCGCTGTCGAAGCAGCTTCGGATCGTCGCGCTCGACGAACGCGGCAAGGACTGGACGACCGTCCAGTTGTCCGAGCAACTGACCGGCTGGCAGCGCGAAGGCGGCGACGTCGCCTTCCTGATCGGCGGCGCCGACGGCCTGGACCCCGCCCTCAAGGCCCGCGCCCAGACGCTGGTCCGGCTGTCCAGCCTGACCCTGCCCCACGGCATGGTGCGCGTACTGCTGGCCGAACAGCTTTATCGGGCGTGGTCGGTCACGCAGAATCATCCGTACCATCGGGCCTAG
- a CDS encoding Maf family protein: MTSHLYLASQSPRRRELLTQLGVQYELLLADAGEDAEALEAVLPGESPDAYVQRVCALKADAALQRRLRRGLPDAPVLTSDTTVCLGGDILGKPADADDAARMLAVLSGTTHRVLTAVTVVSALGQRHALSISHVTFRPMATDEIARYVASGEPSGKAGAYGIQGRAAEFVARIDGSYSGIMGLPLFETAALLREAGLRF; this comes from the coding sequence GTGACCTCCCATCTCTACCTCGCCTCCCAATCCCCGCGCCGCCGTGAGCTGCTGACCCAGCTTGGCGTGCAGTACGAACTGCTGCTGGCCGATGCCGGCGAGGATGCCGAGGCGCTGGAGGCCGTGCTGCCGGGCGAATCGCCCGACGCCTACGTGCAGCGCGTCTGCGCGCTGAAGGCCGATGCCGCACTGCAGCGACGCCTGCGCCGGGGCCTGCCCGATGCGCCGGTGCTGACGTCCGACACCACGGTCTGCCTGGGCGGCGACATCCTCGGCAAGCCGGCCGACGCCGACGACGCCGCGCGGATGCTGGCCGTGCTGTCCGGCACCACGCACCGGGTACTGACCGCCGTGACCGTGGTCTCGGCGCTGGGCCAGCGCCACGCGCTGTCGATCTCGCACGTCACTTTCCGCCCGATGGCGACCGACGAGATCGCGCGCTACGTCGCCAGCGGCGAGCCGTCCGGCAAGGCCGGCGCGTACGGCATCCAGGGCCGCGCGGCCGAGTTCGTGGCCCGTATCGACGGTAGCTATTCGGGTATCATGGGCCTGCCCTTGTTCGAGACGGCGGCACTGCTGCGCGAGGCCGGTCTGCGTTTCTGA